GCTGCTTGCCATCGACAACGGGTTCGGATCGGCTCTCGCCGACGAAATCGGATCAAGTCTCGACGCGGACGTTGTCGCAGATGTCCGGTACGATCCGTCCGCGTCGTCGTTCGATAGCGTGCTTGACGAGGTGTTCGCTGGGTCACCGGACGCAGTCGGGTTCGTCAGTGTGCCCGGACAGGAGAAGGGCATCGTCGATGCGTACACCGCATCCGATTACGATGCGCCGTGGGTGTTCTCGGCGGGGATGTTCGGGAACGACGTTCCGTCGTCCTACAATGGGTTCTACAGCGCGTCGCTCTCGTCGGTCCGTACTGACGGCTACTTCACGCTCTCGCGGCGACTGTCGGATATCGCACCGCTGGCACCGTACTCCTCGAACGCGTACGACGCCCTCTTCTTGATGGCGGCCGCGGCCGAGATGGCAGGCGAGGCGAGTGGTCCAGCAATCGCTGACACGATTCGCTCTGTCTCTGGTGGCAACGGACACACGGTCTCAGTCGGTGACTTCGGGAGTCTCAAATTACTCGTCGATGCCGGTCGAAATCTGAACTATCAGGGGGCATCGAGCGGCGTTGACCTGACTGCTGATCTGGAACCACTGAGTTCCTACCTGATAAAGGGAGTTACCAACGGAAATATCAATCAGTTGGAACTGCTGCAGCAGCAGTTCTTCAAATCGGGAGGGAGCCAATGAAATCACCACTCAAACGGTTGGCCAGCAGTCTCGAACAGTTGCTTCCGAACGTGATTCGCCGCCGATACGCGGCGAAGTTCGGTCTGGTGCTCCTTGCAATCATCCTTGTGATGAGCGCAGTGGGTGCGTTCATCCACTTCGACACGAAAGGTGTCGTCGAGCAACAGACGAAAGAAGAGATTCGCGGTATCGCAGAATCACAAGCACGGTCAGTAGCTGAATGGACCACGTCGAAAGAGTCGTCCGCTTCGTTCCTTGCGGCCTCCCTCGCCGACAGACCGGCGAATACGACTGCGACTGATCACGAACGCTGGCTTGAGCAGAAACTGATCGAACTCCCGAACGACGTTCGTTCGCTGCACTACGTCAATGCGGACACGGGGACGGTCGTCGCGAGCACGACCGAC
This genomic stretch from Halogeometricum borinquense DSM 11551 harbors:
- a CDS encoding ABC transporter substrate-binding protein → MGDSYSRRGVLRAAGSTVALGSLAGCTGVFGDQGNEPVRFGVVLPLTGSLEKVGTHGKRAVEQAVSDINQAGGILGRPVELTTIDSKASADVAVEGYKKLVDEGVVGFVGALASDTSLALAPKAAEDGIMEVSPASTNPQLSNAGRSDGRKYFGRTVPSDILQAVAMAKVLDAPQYVGAESVSLLAIDNGFGSALADEIGSSLDADVVADVRYDPSASSFDSVLDEVFAGSPDAVGFVSVPGQEKGIVDAYTASDYDAPWVFSAGMFGNDVPSSYNGFYSASLSSVRTDGYFTLSRRLSDIAPLAPYSSNAYDALFLMAAAAEMAGEASGPAIADTIRSVSGGNGHTVSVGDFGSLKLLVDAGRNLNYQGASSGVDLTADLEPLSSYLIKGVTNGNINQLELLQQQFFKSGGSQ